Proteins co-encoded in one Dasypus novemcinctus isolate mDasNov1 chromosome 6, mDasNov1.1.hap2, whole genome shotgun sequence genomic window:
- the OPN4 gene encoding melanopsin: protein MDPPSGPSVLTGPGPSWGATPASPSGWDGSRSSTSSLHGRPPTSPLAAGARAAAWDPFPTADVPAHAHYTLGSVILLVGLTGTLGNLTVIYTFCRSRGLWTTANTFVINLAVSDLLMSITQAPVFFASSLYKQWIFGETGCEIYAFCGALFGIASMMTLLAISLDRYLVITRPLAATGVVSRRRALLALPGIWLYALAWSLPPFFGWSAYVPEGLLTSCSWDYSSFSPSARAYTMLLFCCVFLLPLLAIVYCYICIFRTIRETRRALQNLRAGEGASPLPGQRLQSEWRTAKITLLVVLLYVLSWAPYSTVALVAFAGYAHVLTPYMNSVPAVIAKASAIHNPIVYAITHPEYRMAIAQHLPCLGLLLGVLGHRPRPGSSPGSTRCSAHSGQASGLSWISRQRRRASLGSKDEVGWEDVEAAAASGAAGQESGRSPRAQDLEHMEAEAARWP, encoded by the exons ATGGACCCTCCCTCGGGGCCAAGCGTCCTGACAGGCCCGGGACCCAGCTGGGGGGCCACCCCCGCCTCACCCAGCGGCTGGGACGGCTCCCGGAGCAGCACCTCCAGCCTGCATGGACGCCCCCCCACCAGTCCCCTG GCAGCAGGGGCTCGGGCCGCGGCCTGGGACCCCTTCCCCACGGCGGACGTGCCCGCCCACGCCCACTACACGCTGGGCTCGGTGATCCTGCTGGTGGGGCTCACGGGGACGCTGGGCAACCTCACGGTCATCTACACCTTCTGCAG GAGCAGAGGCCTCTGGACAACGGCCAACACGTTTGTCATCAACCTTGCCGTCAGCGACCTCCTCATGTCCATCACCCAAGCCCCCGTCTTCTTCGCCAGCAGCCTCTATAAGCAATGGATCTTCGGGGAGACGG GCTGCGAGATCTACGCCTTCTGTGGGGCTCTCTTTGGCATCGCCTCCATGATGACCCTGCTGGCCATCTCCCTGGACCGCTACCTGGTGATCACGCGCCCCCTGGCCGCCACAGGCGTGGTATCCAGGAGGCGGGCACTGCTGGCCCTGCCGGGCATCTGGCTCTACGCCCTGGCCTGGAGCCTGCCACCCTTCTTTGGCTGGA GCGCCTATGTGCCCGAGGGCCTGCTCACCTCCTGCTCCTGGGACTACTCGAGCTTCTCGCCGTCAGCGCGCGCCTACACCATGCTCCTCTTCTGCTGCGTGTTCCTGCTCCCCCTGCTGGCCATCGTCTACTGCTACATCTGCATCTTCAGGACCATCCGGGAGACCCGCCG GGCTCTCCAGAACCTCAGGGCAGGCGAGGGCGCCAGCCCGTTGCCCGGGCAGCGGCTGCAGAGCGAGTGGAGGACGGCCAAGATCACGCTGCTGGTCGTCCTCCTGTACGTGCTCTCCTGGGCCCCCTACTCCACCGTGGCTCTGGTGGCCTTCGCTGG GTACGCGCACGTCCTGACACCCTACATGAACTCGGTGCCAGCCGTCATCGCCAAGGCTTCTGCCATCCACAACCCCATCGTCTACGCCATCACCCACCCCGAGTACAG AATGGCCATCGCCCAGCACCTGCCGTGCCTGGGGTTGCTGCTGGGGGTGCTGGGCCACCGCCCGCGCCCTGGCTCCAGCCCCGGCTCCACCCGCTGCTCCGCGCACAGCGGCCAGGCCTCCGGCCTCAGCTGGATCTCCAGACAGAGGCGCCGGGCATCCCTGGGCTCCAAGGACGAGGTG GGCTGGGAGGACGTGGAGGCAGCAGCTGCGTCGGGCGCTGCCGGGCAAGAGAGTGGACGGTCGCCCCGCGCTCAGGACCTGGAGCACATGGAGGCCGAGGCTGCTCGCTGGCCCTAG